Below is a window of Pseudarthrobacter equi DNA.
CCTTGACGGCGGCAGGGATTGAGCCGTGGAAGCACTTGGGCGAAACCTCGAAGGTGCTGCCGGGGACCGCTGCGTGCAGGCGCTGCGCCGTCACCTTGTAATAGCTCGGGCTCTTCCCGCCCGCCATGAAGTGCGTACCGGCGGGCAGCACGCTGAAGTCCCTGGCATGGTCCTTTTCGTTGTAGGCGGCCCGCAGTTCACCCACGCCGCTGGGCATGACCTGACGGAAGACCTTGTTGACCTTGGTCCGCGACAGAACAGCCATCAGCCCGGCCAGCACCGGCTCCGGGATCCTCGCCATGGCCGATCCCGGGCTGGTGGCCTTCTTCATGTGGGCGAGGGCGTGCCCCACCTTGCCGTCATTGACGGCCTTCTCGAACCCGTCCAGCCACTTGGTGTCGATGCTGCCGTCGATGTTCACCGCGGCGTCGTAAACGGCCAGCTTGTCGGGGACGTATCCGGTTCCGGTGAATTCCTGGACAGCGTTCAGGGCCACAGAACCGCCCAGGCTGTGGCCCAGGATGTTGCGGGCGCCGGTGGCATCCATGACGGTGCGGACATCCTCGATCTCCGTGGCCATCGAGTAGCCCGGTGGCTGCGGTGAGGAACTGCCGCGGCCCCTGCGGTCGTAGACGTCCACTGCCCAGCCGTCACCCAGGCCCTTGGCCAGCGCGATCGAGAACGGACGGTAGATCAGGGCGGTAAGGAAAGCCCCGCCGATCAGCACCACCCTCTTCTCCCCGGGCGCGTCCTCGGTGCCGTAGCTGTACAAGGCCAAGTGGCCGCCGTCGTGCGTGGGAAGGACCTGTTCTTTCACCAGCCCATCGTAGGGTGCGTGCCTGCGGGGCAGCTGAAAGCCCGGTTTTGCAATGCCCGGTAAACTTGATGATTGTGACTTCCCAAAACACCCCCGCTCCCAAGAACGCCCCCGAGCCGCTCGACGCCAGCGAGCAGATGCGCATCCGTATGGAAAAGCGCGCCAAACTCCTCGAGCGCGGCGCCGAAGCGTACCCCGTGGGTGTGGAGCGCACGCACTCCCTGGCGGAGATCCGCGAGAAGTACGCGCACCTGGAAGCTGACGAAACCACCGGGGACGTCGTGGGCGTCACCGGACGCGTGGTGTTCGTACGCAACACCGGCAAGCTCTGCTTCGCCACCCTCCAGGAAGGCGGCACGGACGGCAAGGGAACCCGGCTGCAGGCCATGCTGAGCCTGGCCAACGTGGGTGAGGAAGCGCTGGCCGACTGGAAGGCCCTCGTTGACCTCGGCGACCACGTGTTCATCAAGGGTGAGGTCATCTCCTCTCGCCGCGGCGAGCTCTCCGTCATGGCCGAATCGTGGGGCATGGCTTCCAAGGCCCTCCGCCCGCTGCCCGTGCTGCACGCGGAGCTGAACGAGGAAACCCGCGTCCGCCAGCGCTACGTGGACCTGATGGTCCGCGACGAAGCCCGCGAAATGGTTTACACGCGTGCCGCGATCACCCGTTCCATCCGCGAAACGCTGTTCCGCCACCAGTACGTCGAGGTGGAGACGCCCATCCTCCAGCTGGTCCACGGCGGCGCACTGGCGCGGCCCTTCGAGACGCACATGAACGCCTTCGACCAGAAGATGACCCTGCGGATCGCCACCGAGCTCTACCTCAAGCGCGCCGTGGTGGGCGGCATCGACCGCGTCTACGACATGGGCCGCGTCTTCCGCAACGAGGGCGTTGACTCCACGCACAGCCCCGAGTTCACCACGCTCGAATGCTATGAGGCCTGGGCCGACCAGTTCGTCATGGCGGAGCGCATCAAGGAGATCATCCTCGACGCCGCCGACGCCGTGGGTGCCGGCCGCACCGTCCAGACCGAGGCGGGGGAGATCAACCTCGACGGCGACTGGGCCTGGCTGGCCGTCTACCCGGGGTTGTCCGACGCCGTTGGCCAGGAAATCACGCCGGACACTTCGCTTGAGGTGCTTCGCGATATTGCCGCCAAGCATGAGGTGAAGGTAGACCCCAAGTGGGACGCCGAAAAGACGGTGGTGGAACTGTTCGGCGAGATCGTCGAGCCCACGCTGCTGAACCCCACCTTCGTCTACGACTACCCGCCCTCCGCCCAGCCGCTGGCCCGGCCGCACCGCGAGGACGGACGCCTCATTGAAGCCTGGGACCTCATCATCGGCGGCATGGAGCGCGGTACCGCGTTCTCGGAGCTGATCGACCCCGTGATCCAGCGCGAGCGTCTTACCGAGCAGTCACGCCACGCCGCTGCCGGCGACGACGAAGCCATGCAGCTGGACGAGGACTTCCTCCGCGCCCTCGAATACGGTGCCCCGCCCATGGGCGGCATCGGCCTGGGTATCGACCGGCTGGTGATGCTGTTTACCGGTGCCGGAATCCGGGAAACCATCCTTTTCCCCCTCCTCAAGCCTGAAGGGCACTGACCATGGAGTACGTTGCAGTCCTGCTTCCATCCCTTGTTGTAGGCCTGTTGTTCTGGTTTGCAATGAAGGCTGTATTTAATGCCGATAAATCAGAGCGCCAGGCTGAAGCCCGCGCTCAGGCTGAAGCCGATGCCCAGGCTGGCTTCAGCGACC
It encodes the following:
- a CDS encoding alpha/beta fold hydrolase, with product MKEQVLPTHDGGHLALYSYGTEDAPGEKRVVLIGGAFLTALIYRPFSIALAKGLGDGWAVDVYDRRGRGSSSPQPPGYSMATEIEDVRTVMDATGARNILGHSLGGSVALNAVQEFTGTGYVPDKLAVYDAAVNIDGSIDTKWLDGFEKAVNDGKVGHALAHMKKATSPGSAMARIPEPVLAGLMAVLSRTKVNKVFRQVMPSGVGELRAAYNEKDHARDFSVLPAGTHFMAGGKSPSYYKVTAQRLHAAVPGSTFEVSPKCFHGSIPAAVKELVADISEYFTA
- the lysS gene encoding lysine--tRNA ligase, with translation MIVTSQNTPAPKNAPEPLDASEQMRIRMEKRAKLLERGAEAYPVGVERTHSLAEIREKYAHLEADETTGDVVGVTGRVVFVRNTGKLCFATLQEGGTDGKGTRLQAMLSLANVGEEALADWKALVDLGDHVFIKGEVISSRRGELSVMAESWGMASKALRPLPVLHAELNEETRVRQRYVDLMVRDEAREMVYTRAAITRSIRETLFRHQYVEVETPILQLVHGGALARPFETHMNAFDQKMTLRIATELYLKRAVVGGIDRVYDMGRVFRNEGVDSTHSPEFTTLECYEAWADQFVMAERIKEIILDAADAVGAGRTVQTEAGEINLDGDWAWLAVYPGLSDAVGQEITPDTSLEVLRDIAAKHEVKVDPKWDAEKTVVELFGEIVEPTLLNPTFVYDYPPSAQPLARPHREDGRLIEAWDLIIGGMERGTAFSELIDPVIQRERLTEQSRHAAAGDDEAMQLDEDFLRALEYGAPPMGGIGLGIDRLVMLFTGAGIRETILFPLLKPEGH